One segment of Elusimicrobiota bacterium DNA contains the following:
- a CDS encoding glycosyltransferase family 2 protein, giving the protein MKRLSAVLITKDEARDLPACLESLRALAPEIVVVDGGSADGTVELARRAGARVEHRDFDAYAAQKQAALDLATGDWVLSIDADERLSPELAAEVRAVLEADGPADGYELPYEVRFLGRRLRFGGLGSERHLRLFRRGRGRFVGGALHEGIALDGTARRLRGRVIHLPYRDVDEYLDKLARYTTFAARKRFERGVRATPLHHLLPFWELFARLILRGGILDGRAGVVWAGLSAFHTWLKYVKLREMQSEER; this is encoded by the coding sequence GTGAAGCGCCTCAGCGCGGTGCTCATCACGAAGGACGAGGCCCGCGACCTGCCGGCCTGCCTGGAGAGTCTCCGCGCGCTCGCGCCCGAGATCGTCGTCGTCGACGGCGGCTCCGCCGACGGGACCGTGGAGCTCGCGCGCCGCGCCGGGGCGAGGGTCGAGCATCGGGATTTCGACGCCTATGCCGCGCAGAAGCAGGCGGCCTTGGACCTGGCGACGGGGGACTGGGTCCTCTCCATCGACGCCGACGAACGCCTCTCCCCCGAGCTCGCCGCGGAGGTCCGCGCCGTGCTCGAGGCGGACGGTCCGGCCGACGGCTACGAGCTCCCCTATGAGGTCCGCTTCCTGGGCCGCCGCCTGCGCTTCGGCGGGCTCGGGAGCGAGCGCCACCTGCGCCTCTTCCGGCGCGGACGGGGACGCTTCGTCGGGGGAGCCCTCCACGAGGGCATCGCGCTCGACGGGACGGCGCGGCGGCTGCGCGGCCGGGTGATCCACCTCCCCTACCGCGACGTCGACGAGTACCTCGACAAGCTCGCCCGCTACACCACTTTCGCGGCCCGCAAGCGCTTCGAGCGCGGCGTGCGCGCGACGCCGCTGCACCACCTCCTGCCCTTCTGGGAGCTCTTCGCCCGGCTCATCCTCCGCGGCGGGATCCTCGACGGGAGAGCGGGCGTCGTCTGGGCCGGCCTCTCCGCTTTCCACACCTGGCTGAAATATGTGAAACTCCGCGAGATGCAGTCGGAGGAGCGATGA
- a CDS encoding polysaccharide deacetylase family protein encodes MIETAFPLAAAAVATAASVRWNWWRPLAKGLPVLMYHKIGDPPAGSRLGKLWVGAEEFRWQMEWLKRRGYTTLLFSQMHDVLTGKAPSPEKPALVTFDDGYASNYEIAYPILRELGLKGNIFLVHDTLDHHNAWHDPASEPWVRMMRWEHVREMLDTGVMDFGSHTMGHPNLPKIPLEEVRWQLRESKKRLEERLDRPFHFFAYPYGAGAYVPEVRQAALEAGYLYDFSVRQGVSPWPWKAEMGPIPRLFIRGDRGRFDFHLSVTRGKAHF; translated from the coding sequence ATGATCGAGACCGCCTTCCCCCTCGCCGCCGCCGCCGTCGCGACCGCCGCCTCGGTGCGCTGGAACTGGTGGCGCCCGCTGGCCAAGGGCCTTCCGGTGCTCATGTACCACAAGATCGGCGACCCGCCCGCCGGCTCGCGTCTCGGCAAGCTCTGGGTCGGCGCCGAGGAGTTCCGCTGGCAGATGGAGTGGCTCAAGCGCCGCGGCTACACGACGCTCCTCTTCTCCCAGATGCACGACGTCCTCACCGGGAAGGCCCCGTCACCTGAGAAGCCGGCGCTCGTGACCTTCGACGACGGCTACGCGAGCAACTACGAGATCGCCTACCCGATCCTGCGCGAGCTCGGGCTCAAGGGCAACATCTTCCTCGTCCACGACACCCTCGACCACCACAACGCCTGGCACGACCCGGCGAGCGAGCCCTGGGTGCGGATGATGCGCTGGGAGCACGTGCGCGAGATGCTCGACACCGGCGTCATGGATTTCGGCTCCCACACGATGGGACATCCGAACCTCCCGAAGATCCCGCTCGAGGAGGTCCGCTGGCAGCTGCGCGAGTCGAAGAAGCGTCTCGAGGAGCGCCTGGACCGGCCCTTCCACTTCTTCGCCTATCCCTACGGGGCGGGCGCGTACGTCCCGGAGGTCCGCCAGGCGGCGCTCGAGGCCGGCTACCTCTACGACTTCAGCGTGCGCCAGGGCGTCTCCCCGTGGCCCTGGAAGGCGGAGATGGGCCCCATCCCGCGCCTCTTCATCCGCGGCGACCGCGGGCGCTTCGACTTCCATTTGAGCGTCACGCGGGGGAAGGCCCACTTCTAG
- a CDS encoding glycosyltransferase family 9 protein, whose product MEPSPAPGRILVLMLRRIGDVLLTTPAVRALRRAFPEARIDFAVEAPADQVLRGNPDLSAVLVCERSPLGLLRAAARVRAARYDWTVDFMGTPRSAMLSFASGAALRAGPAQVSHRWAYNRRLTQSSEACYSALEKVRVLRQLGLSPDETDLLPRLSPPPASRLWAQELLRSLFPGAGPVVALVPGSRKPTRRWPARHYAELGRLLRERCGARVLVCWGPGERDLAEEVAAGIGPDAALHPPVSDLLDLAAILSLCRAVVTNCSGPRHIATACGTPTLTVHASSDPACWNPPDRSRFPVVRRSELGCIGCRLNDCPKALECLEALAPARVFEAAEKLMSLEAKCG is encoded by the coding sequence ATGGAGCCCTCCCCGGCGCCCGGCCGCATCCTCGTCCTGATGCTCCGCCGCATCGGCGACGTGCTGCTGACGACGCCGGCCGTGCGCGCGCTGCGCCGCGCCTTTCCCGAAGCCCGCATCGACTTCGCCGTCGAGGCTCCGGCCGACCAGGTCCTGCGCGGCAACCCGGACCTGAGCGCGGTGCTCGTCTGCGAGCGCTCTCCGCTGGGCCTCCTGCGCGCCGCCGCCCGCGTCCGTGCGGCACGCTACGACTGGACCGTGGACTTCATGGGCACGCCGCGTTCGGCGATGCTGAGCTTCGCGAGCGGAGCCGCCCTCCGGGCGGGACCCGCCCAGGTCTCCCACCGCTGGGCCTACAACCGGCGCCTGACGCAGTCCTCCGAGGCCTGCTACAGCGCGCTCGAGAAGGTCCGCGTGCTCCGCCAGCTCGGGCTCTCGCCCGACGAGACGGACCTCCTGCCGCGCCTGAGTCCCCCGCCCGCCTCCCGCCTCTGGGCGCAGGAGCTCCTCCGGAGCCTCTTCCCCGGCGCGGGCCCGGTCGTCGCCCTCGTGCCCGGCTCGCGCAAGCCGACGCGGCGCTGGCCCGCGCGGCACTACGCGGAGCTCGGACGCCTCCTGCGCGAGCGCTGCGGCGCCCGCGTCCTCGTCTGCTGGGGCCCGGGCGAGCGGGACCTCGCCGAGGAGGTCGCCGCGGGGATCGGCCCCGACGCCGCGCTTCATCCGCCGGTCTCCGACCTGCTCGACCTCGCGGCCATCCTTTCGCTCTGCCGGGCCGTCGTCACGAACTGCAGCGGCCCGCGGCACATCGCGACCGCCTGCGGGACCCCGACGCTGACGGTGCACGCCTCGAGCGACCCCGCCTGCTGGAATCCGCCGGACCGCTCCCGCTTCCCGGTCGTGCGGCGCTCGGAGCTCGGCTGCATCGGCTGCCGGCTCAACGACTGCCCGAAGGCCCTCGAGTGCCTCGAGGCCCTGGCGCCCGCGCGGGTCTTCGAGGCGGCCGAGAAACTGATGTCCCTGGAGGCGAAATGCGGCTGA
- the lpxK gene encoding tetraacyldisaccharide 4'-kinase, with the protein MRLNLWRSRLRESSSGCALLLVLSWLYEAAVRLRSLAYAVGLLPVRRLPVRTVCIGNLTAGGTGKTTAVLCAVDACRARQMKVAVLSRGYGRRRRSNEVVVLLDTNAVSWEDTGDEPWMMHRMLEGLDVPVLISSDRLKAGRTAVKFYAPQLLLLDDGFQHLRLRRDADIVLVSALDPFGGGALLPRGDLREPLSGLKRASLALLTHADRVPEEQLAEIEKTLRRAHPRLRIARAAHRSDYLLDLRRNERHRPAHLKGKRVACFSALGDPRPFEDELRSLGAHLEQVWRFPDHHPFTADELRSIENVRGGIPVITTLKDFPRLPVQWRELLSGEVLALTVRMEILSGKEDWEHALFDARRSS; encoded by the coding sequence ATGCGGCTGAACCTCTGGCGCTCCCGTCTGCGCGAATCCTCCTCCGGCTGCGCCCTCCTCCTCGTCCTCTCCTGGCTCTACGAGGCGGCCGTGCGCCTGCGCTCTCTGGCCTACGCCGTCGGCCTCCTCCCCGTGCGCCGCCTCCCCGTGCGCACCGTCTGCATCGGGAACCTGACCGCGGGCGGGACCGGCAAGACCACCGCCGTGCTCTGCGCGGTCGACGCCTGCCGCGCGCGCCAGATGAAGGTGGCCGTCCTCAGCCGGGGCTACGGGCGGCGCCGGCGCTCCAACGAGGTCGTCGTCCTCCTCGACACGAACGCGGTCTCCTGGGAGGATACGGGAGACGAGCCCTGGATGATGCACCGGATGCTCGAGGGCCTCGACGTCCCCGTCCTCATCTCCTCCGACCGCCTGAAGGCGGGACGCACCGCCGTGAAGTTCTACGCGCCGCAGCTCCTCCTCCTCGACGACGGGTTCCAGCACCTGCGCCTGCGCCGCGACGCGGACATCGTCCTCGTCAGCGCGCTCGACCCCTTCGGCGGCGGCGCCCTGCTGCCCCGCGGAGACCTGCGCGAGCCCCTCTCGGGGCTCAAGCGGGCCTCCCTCGCGCTCCTCACCCACGCCGACCGCGTCCCGGAGGAGCAGCTTGCGGAGATCGAGAAGACCCTGCGCCGCGCCCACCCGCGCCTGCGCATCGCGCGCGCCGCGCACCGCTCCGACTACCTGCTCGACCTCCGGCGAAACGAGCGCCATCGTCCCGCGCATCTCAAGGGGAAGCGGGTCGCCTGCTTCTCGGCCCTCGGCGACCCGCGCCCCTTCGAGGACGAACTGCGCTCGCTCGGGGCGCACCTCGAGCAGGTCTGGCGTTTCCCCGACCACCATCCGTTCACGGCCGACGAGCTCCGCTCCATCGAGAACGTGCGCGGAGGGATCCCCGTGATCACGACCCTCAAGGACTTCCCGCGCCTGCCGGTGCAGTGGCGCGAGCTCCTCTCCGGAGAGGTCCTCGCCCTGACGGTGCGCATGGAGATCCTCTCGGGGAAGGAGGACTGGGAACACGCCCTCTTCGATGCCCGCCGATCCTCTTGA
- a CDS encoding O-antigen ligase family protein, with protein MPADPLEVALFLYGLALPLSMAGANIGWGLVLAALLWKARGGWRPARADLRGAIETPLWLFVLAAGLCALFGTSLLGSLHPLRQDAHKLWLYYLLAAAFAAARPAPLLTGLSLGFCAAASFGIGQSLGGLLIGDGAARSHAFVHPVTFGEQAAVGLIAGLSALVAPAPETAGGRPRRMLWVWTAALGLALFLSNTRGAALGAAAGIVALFPHLRRYRRWSVGALIIAAAVLVVMEGVAYYKSRSLVAQLLGLQTGSTAQMVRVDLWKAAVRMGLDHPWTGVGPGHYRTVFGSYFHGILDGGVRTWGTAHNLYLHHLAERGVVGLGALFLLVGSLWYRALERVRRRPDALNLWAYGTVTAFVVMNLTEVALQVELIWMLVWTVWLLAEAEHRRSEAAGS; from the coding sequence ATGCCCGCCGATCCTCTTGAAGTCGCGCTGTTCCTCTACGGCCTGGCCCTGCCGCTCTCCATGGCGGGGGCGAACATCGGCTGGGGCCTCGTGCTCGCGGCCCTGCTCTGGAAGGCCCGGGGCGGCTGGCGGCCCGCTCGCGCGGACCTCCGCGGCGCAATCGAGACCCCGCTCTGGCTCTTCGTGCTCGCCGCCGGGCTCTGCGCGCTCTTCGGCACGAGCCTCCTCGGGAGCCTCCACCCCCTCCGTCAGGACGCGCACAAGCTCTGGCTCTACTACCTTCTCGCCGCCGCCTTCGCCGCGGCCCGCCCCGCCCCCCTCCTCACGGGCCTCTCCCTGGGCTTCTGCGCCGCGGCCTCCTTCGGCATCGGGCAGTCCCTCGGAGGGCTCCTCATCGGCGACGGGGCCGCGCGCTCTCATGCGTTCGTGCACCCCGTCACCTTCGGGGAGCAGGCGGCCGTCGGTCTCATCGCGGGGCTCAGCGCGCTGGTCGCCCCCGCCCCCGAGACCGCGGGCGGACGCCCCCGGCGGATGCTCTGGGTCTGGACGGCGGCGCTGGGCCTCGCGCTCTTCCTGAGCAACACGCGCGGCGCGGCGCTCGGCGCGGCGGCGGGCATCGTCGCGCTCTTCCCGCACCTGCGCAGATACCGCCGCTGGAGCGTCGGCGCTCTGATCATCGCCGCGGCGGTCCTCGTCGTCATGGAGGGCGTCGCCTACTACAAGAGCCGTTCGCTCGTCGCCCAGCTCCTCGGACTGCAGACGGGCAGCACCGCGCAGATGGTCCGCGTGGACCTCTGGAAGGCCGCCGTCCGCATGGGGCTCGACCACCCCTGGACCGGGGTGGGACCGGGGCATTATCGCACCGTCTTCGGCTCCTATTTCCACGGGATCCTCGACGGAGGCGTCCGCACCTGGGGGACGGCGCACAACCTCTACCTCCATCACCTGGCCGAGCGCGGGGTCGTCGGCCTCGGCGCGCTCTTCCTGCTGGTCGGCTCCCTCTGGTACCGCGCCCTCGAGCGCGTCCGCCGCCGGCCCGACGCCCTCAACCTCTGGGCCTACGGGACGGTCACGGCCTTCGTCGTGATGAACCTCACCGAGGTCGCCCTCCAGGTGGAGCTCATATGGATGCTCGTCTGGACGGTCTGGCTGCTCGCGGAAGCCGAGCATCGCCGGTCGGAGGCCGCAGGATCATGA
- a CDS encoding HAD family hydrolase: MVFLDRDGTLIHDRPGFYLRHPGQVRLYPHTAEALRRLRRAGFRLVIVSNQSGIGRGYLDHERLRVIHRRLLAELRRRGARVDGFYFCPHAPWENCRCRKPLPTLARRAVRELGLRLRGSWVVGDKKADADLARALGVRAVHLGTGHGRAQREKYGRRLRADHRASTLLSAVNWILRESEK; this comes from the coding sequence GTGGTTTTCCTGGACCGCGACGGCACTCTCATCCACGACCGGCCCGGCTTCTACCTCCGCCATCCGGGGCAGGTCCGGCTCTATCCGCACACGGCGGAGGCCCTGCGACGGCTGCGGCGCGCCGGCTTCCGCCTGGTCATCGTCTCCAACCAGTCGGGCATCGGCCGCGGCTACCTCGATCATGAACGACTGCGCGTCATCCACCGCCGCCTGCTCGCGGAGCTGCGCCGACGGGGAGCGCGGGTCGACGGCTTCTACTTCTGCCCGCACGCTCCCTGGGAGAACTGCCGCTGCCGCAAGCCGCTGCCGACGCTCGCCCGCCGCGCGGTCCGCGAGCTGGGCCTGCGCCTGCGGGGTTCCTGGGTGGTCGGCGACAAGAAGGCCGACGCCGACCTCGCCCGCGCGCTGGGCGTGCGGGCGGTGCACCTGGGGACCGGCCACGGGCGTGCCCAGCGCGAGAAGTACGGCCGACGCCTGCGTGCCGACCACCGGGCGTCCACGCTCCTGAGCGCCGTCAACTGGATCCTCCGCGAGAGCGAAAAATGA
- a CDS encoding DUF3108 domain-containing protein — protein sequence MIASVLPLFLAFAASLSAQEASTEAFRSPMERVRGALSVSSAIAKVPWFPESLEFDIKWGIMAVGAADMKMGELLDYDGGPAYRIVSTARSNGFCDTFYKVRDVNESWVAADDLRSLGYSKKLREGGFFRDEWVAFDYARKMFFSRRFDKDGRAAESSGPIPGPVQDMLSSIYYLRPRALKVGDEIVLDVNTKSNWPLVVKVLRREKVRVPAGTFETLVVEPGVRQEGIFVQKGKRLQVWLTDDERHTPVQMKVEVFFGHVSAYLRKLGG from the coding sequence ATGATCGCATCCGTCCTGCCCCTCTTCCTCGCGTTCGCGGCGTCCCTCTCGGCGCAGGAGGCCTCGACGGAGGCCTTCCGTTCTCCGATGGAGCGCGTGCGCGGGGCGCTGTCCGTCTCGAGCGCGATCGCGAAGGTCCCCTGGTTCCCCGAGAGCCTCGAGTTCGACATCAAATGGGGCATCATGGCCGTCGGCGCGGCCGACATGAAGATGGGGGAGCTCCTGGACTACGACGGCGGGCCGGCCTATCGCATCGTCTCGACGGCCCGCTCCAACGGCTTCTGCGACACCTTCTACAAGGTGCGCGACGTCAACGAGTCCTGGGTCGCCGCCGACGACCTCCGCTCGCTCGGCTACTCCAAGAAGCTGCGCGAGGGCGGGTTCTTCCGCGACGAGTGGGTGGCCTTCGACTACGCGCGGAAGATGTTCTTCTCCCGCCGCTTCGACAAGGACGGCCGTGCGGCGGAGAGCTCGGGGCCGATACCGGGTCCCGTGCAGGACATGCTCTCCAGCATCTATTACCTCCGCCCGCGCGCCCTGAAGGTCGGCGACGAGATCGTGCTCGACGTGAACACGAAATCGAACTGGCCGCTCGTCGTGAAGGTCCTGCGACGGGAGAAGGTGCGCGTCCCCGCCGGGACCTTCGAGACCCTCGTCGTCGAGCCGGGCGTCCGCCAGGAGGGCATCTTCGTCCAGAAGGGCAAGCGGCTCCAGGTCTGGCTCACCGACGACGAGCGGCACACGCCCGTACAGATGAAGGTCGAGGTCTTCTTCGGGCACGTCTCCGCCTATCTTCGGAAACTCGGTGGCTGA
- the rfaE1 gene encoding D-glycero-beta-D-manno-heptose-7-phosphate kinase: protein MESAFPTRKRLLTLVDRLPGRRVMVLGDLMLDQFIRGGVSRISPEAPVPVVLVREESHLPGGAGNVCSNLAALSAVPSVYGVVGGDDAGEHLLSDLKARGVDVSGVQVEPGRVTIQKVRVIAEHQQVVRFDRETPGHLPAHALERLCARIEKKAAEADALIISDYGKGVVTPLAVRRAVRAARRRGIPVVVDPKIEHFRRYRGVDCITPNTHEAWAGMRMIPSGDEGAVLDLGRRILRTLRTRFLLITRGEKGMSLFLPGGKTRHIPTQAKEVFDVTGAGDTVTSVMALALAVGAAPFEAAVIANAAAGVVVGKLGTATVSVCELRAAVTDASRRRVRR from the coding sequence ATGGAGAGCGCCTTCCCGACGCGCAAGCGTCTGCTCACCCTGGTCGACCGCCTGCCTGGACGCCGAGTGATGGTCCTCGGGGACCTCATGCTCGATCAGTTCATCCGGGGCGGCGTCAGCCGCATCTCCCCTGAAGCCCCCGTCCCCGTCGTCCTCGTGCGCGAAGAGTCCCATCTGCCCGGCGGCGCCGGCAACGTCTGCAGCAACCTCGCCGCTCTCTCGGCCGTTCCGAGCGTCTACGGCGTGGTCGGCGGCGACGACGCCGGCGAGCATCTCCTCTCCGACCTCAAGGCGCGCGGGGTGGACGTGTCCGGCGTCCAGGTGGAGCCGGGCCGGGTGACCATCCAGAAGGTGCGCGTCATCGCCGAGCACCAGCAGGTCGTGCGCTTCGACCGCGAGACTCCGGGGCACCTCCCGGCCCACGCGCTCGAGCGCCTCTGCGCTCGCATCGAGAAGAAGGCCGCCGAAGCCGACGCCCTCATCATCTCCGACTACGGCAAGGGGGTCGTGACGCCGCTGGCCGTGCGCCGCGCCGTGCGCGCCGCCCGCCGCCGCGGCATCCCCGTGGTCGTCGACCCCAAGATCGAGCATTTCCGCCGCTACCGCGGGGTGGACTGCATCACCCCGAACACCCACGAAGCCTGGGCCGGGATGCGCATGATCCCCTCCGGCGACGAAGGGGCCGTCCTCGACCTGGGCCGACGCATCCTGCGCACGCTGCGGACCCGCTTCCTCCTCATCACCCGCGGGGAGAAGGGGATGTCCCTGTTCCTCCCGGGCGGGAAGACCCGCCACATCCCCACGCAGGCCAAGGAAGTCTTCGACGTCACCGGCGCCGGCGACACCGTCACCTCCGTGATGGCCCTCGCCCTCGCCGTCGGGGCCGCGCCCTTCGAGGCGGCCGTCATCGCCAACGCCGCCGCCGGAGTGGTCGTGGGCAAGCTCGGCACCGCCACCGTCAGCGTCTGCGAGCTGCGCGCCGCCGTGACCGACGCCTCGCGCAGGCGCGTGCGCCGGTGA
- the kdsB gene encoding 3-deoxy-manno-octulosonate cytidylyltransferase, which yields MKDVLVVIPARYGSTRLPAKMLRLLGGVPVVEWCRRAAVRAGVGPVVVATDHPDIVRAIEAHGGEAVLTPVSCRSGTDRVHAAVRLLAKRGRRFRYVVNLQGDEPFIRSATLRGVAGLLRRGAAMATAVVPGAAEDLANPNAVKAVLAKDGRCLYFSRAPVPFLRPHAGAPAARPIHRHLGIYGFSRAALERFVRLPPSRLERTESLEQLRALEDGIPIFAHVCRDRTVSIDTAADLRRAARMLSSARAVLGPRRPGTRTARMPASSRGVKNG from the coding sequence GTGAAGGACGTCCTCGTCGTCATCCCCGCCCGCTACGGCTCGACCCGTCTGCCCGCCAAGATGCTCCGCCTCCTGGGAGGCGTCCCGGTCGTCGAATGGTGCCGCCGCGCCGCGGTGCGCGCCGGCGTCGGCCCCGTCGTCGTGGCCACCGATCATCCCGACATCGTCCGCGCCATCGAGGCCCACGGCGGCGAGGCGGTGCTCACCCCGGTCTCCTGCCGCTCGGGCACCGACCGGGTGCACGCGGCCGTCCGCCTCCTCGCGAAGCGGGGCCGCCGCTTCCGCTACGTCGTCAACCTCCAGGGCGACGAGCCCTTCATCCGGTCCGCGACGCTGCGGGGCGTGGCGGGCCTGCTCCGCCGCGGCGCCGCGATGGCGACCGCGGTGGTCCCCGGCGCCGCCGAGGACCTCGCGAACCCGAACGCGGTCAAAGCCGTGCTCGCCAAGGACGGCCGCTGCCTCTATTTCAGCCGCGCTCCCGTCCCCTTCCTGCGTCCCCATGCCGGTGCTCCGGCCGCACGGCCGATCCACCGCCACCTCGGCATCTACGGCTTCTCCCGGGCCGCGCTCGAGCGCTTCGTGAGGCTCCCCCCCTCCCGACTCGAGAGGACGGAGAGCCTCGAGCAGCTGCGCGCGCTCGAGGACGGAATCCCCATCTTCGCGCACGTCTGCCGCGACCGCACGGTCTCCATCGACACCGCGGCCGACCTCCGACGGGCGGCGCGCATGCTGTCCTCCGCTCGCGCCGTCCTCGGGCCGCGAAGGCCCGGCACGAGGACGGCGCGCATGCCGGCATCTTCTCGAGGAGTCAAGAATGGCTAA
- a CDS encoding CTP synthase has protein sequence MAKYIFVTGGVVSSLGKGISASSLAKLMKSRGLKTTLLKCDPYINVDPGTMNPYQHGEVFVTEDGTETDLDLGHYERFLNVDMKRENNFTAGQVYETVITRERRGDFLGATVQVIPHITDEIKRRFRSVSEGHDLVIVEIGGTVGDIESLPFLEAARQFSLENGRDNTLFIHVTLLPWVRAAEELKTKPTQHSVGKMREIGLNPDIIICRTEKPISDELKAKIALFCSVHREGVVEAPDAQTIYEVPVLFQRQGLDEQVLMLLRQRAHGRDFEGWAKMVERITHPRHEVTIALAGKYTAVKDAYKSVHEALVHGGAAHDTRVHVRYLDTSAADLEQGLEGVHGILVPGGFGDRGIEGKLNVIRHARENGIPFFGLCLGLQLAVIEFTRNVLKLGGANSTEFDPKTRYPVIDLLPEQKAVKDKGASMRLGSYSCAVKKGSLAWKAYKSLQIDERHRHRFEFNNRFRKLVEDAGLLVTGTHAPKNLVEIVELKGHPWFLAVQSHPEFKSRPEAPHPLFADFVGAALRRAQGRPEAARAQG, from the coding sequence ATGGCTAAATACATCTTCGTGACGGGCGGCGTCGTGAGCTCTCTGGGCAAGGGCATCAGCGCCTCCTCGCTGGCGAAGCTCATGAAGAGCCGCGGACTCAAGACCACGCTGCTCAAATGCGACCCCTACATCAACGTCGATCCCGGGACGATGAACCCCTACCAGCACGGAGAGGTCTTCGTCACGGAGGACGGGACGGAGACCGACCTCGACCTGGGCCACTACGAGCGCTTCCTCAACGTCGACATGAAGCGCGAGAACAACTTCACCGCGGGGCAGGTCTACGAGACCGTCATCACCCGCGAGCGCCGCGGCGACTTCCTCGGCGCGACCGTGCAGGTCATCCCCCACATCACCGACGAGATCAAGCGGCGCTTCCGCTCGGTCTCCGAGGGCCATGACCTCGTCATCGTCGAGATCGGCGGCACCGTGGGCGACATCGAGAGCCTCCCCTTCCTCGAGGCCGCGCGCCAGTTCTCGCTCGAGAACGGACGGGACAACACCCTCTTCATCCACGTGACGCTCCTTCCCTGGGTCCGCGCCGCCGAGGAGCTCAAGACCAAGCCGACGCAGCACTCGGTCGGGAAGATGCGCGAGATCGGCCTCAACCCGGACATCATCATCTGCCGCACCGAGAAGCCCATCTCCGACGAGCTCAAGGCCAAGATCGCGCTCTTCTGCAGCGTGCACCGCGAGGGCGTCGTCGAGGCGCCGGACGCCCAGACGATCTACGAGGTCCCCGTGCTCTTCCAGCGCCAGGGCCTCGACGAGCAGGTCCTCATGCTCCTGCGCCAGCGCGCGCACGGCCGCGATTTCGAGGGCTGGGCGAAGATGGTCGAGCGCATCACGCACCCGCGCCACGAGGTCACGATCGCGCTGGCCGGCAAGTACACGGCCGTGAAGGACGCCTACAAGTCCGTCCACGAGGCGCTCGTCCACGGCGGCGCCGCCCACGACACGCGCGTGCACGTCCGCTACCTCGACACCTCCGCGGCGGACCTCGAGCAGGGCCTCGAGGGGGTCCACGGCATCCTCGTGCCCGGCGGCTTCGGCGACCGCGGCATCGAGGGGAAGCTGAACGTCATCCGCCACGCGCGCGAGAACGGCATCCCGTTCTTCGGGCTCTGCCTCGGGCTCCAGCTCGCGGTCATCGAGTTCACGCGCAACGTGCTCAAGCTCGGCGGCGCCAACTCCACCGAGTTCGACCCCAAGACCCGCTATCCCGTCATCGACCTCCTTCCCGAGCAGAAGGCCGTCAAGGACAAGGGTGCGAGCATGCGCCTGGGCTCCTACTCCTGCGCCGTGAAGAAGGGCTCGCTGGCCTGGAAGGCGTACAAGAGCCTGCAGATCGACGAGCGCCACCGCCACCGCTTCGAATTCAACAACCGCTTCCGCAAGCTCGTCGAGGACGCGGGGCTCCTCGTGACGGGGACCCACGCGCCGAAGAACCTGGTGGAGATCGTCGAGCTCAAGGGCCACCCCTGGTTCCTCGCCGTCCAGTCCCATCCCGAGTTCAAGTCCCGGCCCGAGGCGCCGCACCCGCTCTTCGCGGACTTCGTCGGCGCGGCGCTGCGCCGCGCGCAGGGGCGTCCGGAGGCCGCTCGTGCCCAGGGCTGA
- the kdsA gene encoding 3-deoxy-8-phosphooctulonate synthase, producing the protein MPRAERARTPRAVSIGKFQVGAGRPLFIIAGLCILESPELLARVGRELKAACARAGLHLVLKCSFDKANRSSLKSFRGPGLARALDAFAKVKRELGVPFLTDIHDAAQAGPVARVADVLQIPAFLCRQTDLLLAAGRTGAVVNIKKGQFLAPWDMIHAVEKVESTGNRRVLLTDRGSSFGYGNLVADMRSMAFLSRTGCPVIFDCTHACQLPGGLGHATGGEREFAPLLARAAVAAGVSGISLETHPRPEKALSDGPNSLRLSDVPPLLRTLAALDRLVKGRRP; encoded by the coding sequence GTGCCCAGGGCTGAACGCGCGCGGACGCCGCGGGCCGTCTCTATCGGGAAGTTCCAGGTCGGCGCGGGCCGTCCGCTCTTCATCATCGCCGGCCTCTGCATCCTCGAGTCCCCGGAGCTGCTCGCGCGCGTCGGCCGGGAGCTCAAGGCCGCCTGCGCCCGCGCGGGGCTGCACCTCGTGCTCAAGTGCAGCTTCGACAAGGCCAACCGCTCGTCGCTCAAGTCCTTCCGCGGCCCCGGGCTCGCGCGCGCGCTCGACGCCTTCGCGAAGGTCAAGCGCGAGCTGGGCGTCCCCTTCCTCACCGACATCCACGACGCGGCCCAGGCAGGGCCCGTCGCGCGCGTGGCCGACGTTCTCCAGATCCCCGCCTTCCTCTGCCGCCAGACGGACCTCCTGCTGGCGGCGGGGCGCACCGGCGCGGTCGTCAACATCAAGAAGGGGCAGTTCCTCGCGCCCTGGGACATGATCCACGCCGTCGAGAAGGTGGAGTCCACCGGCAACCGCCGGGTCCTCCTCACCGACCGCGGCAGCTCCTTCGGCTACGGCAACCTCGTCGCCGACATGCGCTCCATGGCCTTCCTCTCCCGGACCGGCTGTCCGGTGATTTTCGACTGCACGCACGCCTGCCAGCTCCCGGGCGGGCTCGGACACGCCACGGGCGGAGAGCGCGAGTTCGCGCCGCTCCTCGCTCGCGCGGCCGTCGCCGCCGGCGTCTCCGGGATCTCGCTCGAGACCCACCCGCGGCCGGAGAAGGCGCTCTCCGACGGCCCCAATTCCCTCCGGCTCTCCGACGTGCCGCCGCTGCTGCGGACGCTCGCGGCCCTCGACCGACTCGTGAAAGGTAGGCGCCCATGA